A section of the Ovis canadensis isolate MfBH-ARS-UI-01 breed Bighorn chromosome 1, ARS-UI_OviCan_v2, whole genome shotgun sequence genome encodes:
- the COPS9 gene encoding COP9 signalosome complex subunit 9 — MKPAVDEMFPEGAGPYVDLDEAGGSTGLLMDLAANEKAVHADFFNDFEDLFDDDDIQ, encoded by the exons ATGAAGCCGGCGGTGGACGAGATGTTTCCCGAGGGCGCGGGGCCGTATGTGGACCTGGACGAG GCAGGAGGCAGCACCGGGCTCCTGATGGACTTGGCAGCCAATGAAAAGGCAGTTCACGCAGACTTTTTTAACG ATTTTGAAGATCtctttgatgatgatgatatcCAGTGA